The genomic region TTGGGAATCAGAAAGATATTATTTTTATATAAATCTTTTCCTCAATATGCGTCTTCGTGCCTTTTCTTCCAGAATTTGAAAAGCTCAAGATTTTCCCTTCTCATAAAGTTGCCCTCCACCTTAACCTTGCTGCTCCCAAGCTTTTTCATTTCTGCATTTGATATTGAGAGCTCATTAAACCCTATGGATTTTGCATCTGATATTTTTGCGCCATAAACAATCCTTCCAATCTTTGCCCAGTGGCATGCTGAAAAGCACATGGGACAGGGCTCGCATGTTGAATATATGGTGCAGCCTGAAAGGTCATATGTTTTAAGCTTCCTGCAGGCATCCCTTATCGCATTTATCTCTGCATGCGCTGTTGAATCAATGGCTTTTTTCACTGTGTTGTTTGAGATTGAAACTGCCTTCCCATTTTTGACAATGCATGCTCCGAATGGGCTCTGCCCCTTCTCTATTCCAATAAATGCCTTCACAATTGCAAGCTTCATGAATTTTTCATCATCTTTCATTTTTCATCCTCTTTTTATCACTGAATAGAATTCTCAATTTTCCCCTTTGAAAATGACTTTATGCTCTCAACAGTTGTCTCAAGAATCCTTTTGAGCGCCTCTCCACTGTAAAAAGCAATATGCGGAGTGAATACAACATTGTCCTTTGCAATCAGAATCCTGTTGTTTCTTAATGCTGAGGATTCAAATGAGGAATCTTTGCTGCCTGAATTAAGGAGGGCTTTTTCCTCAGTTATCAGCTCCTCGCCCTCAAGCACATCCAAGCCTGCCCCAGAAATGGTCTTGTCATCAAGCGCCTTTATCAGCACTTCTGTATCAACAACTGCGCCCCTTGATGTGTTTATCAGAATCGCGCCCTTCTTAACCTTCTTTATCGTATCCTTGTTTATCAGATGATGAGTGAATTTGTTGTATGGAACATGAAGGGTTATTATGTCAGAACTTTTAAGGACATATTCCATCGGTGCATACTCAAACCCGAGAACCTCTGAGAGGAAATTGTTTCGGCTTATGTCAAATGCAAGAACTTTCATCCCAAATGCCTTTGCAATCCTTATAACATGAAGCCCGATGTGCCCTGCGCCGATAACACCAAGTGTTTTTCCCTTGAGGTCAAACCCCTTGAGATTGTCAAGCGAGAAGTCGTTTTTCATTGACTTAACATACGCCTTATGGATATTCCTTGAAAGCGAGAGTATTAATGCAAATGTGTGCTCTGCAACTGTGTTTTCCCCGTATGTAGGGACATTGCACACAGTTATCCCCCTCTTCCTGCACTCTGAAATATCAATGTGGTCAAAGCCAGTTGATTTTGTCGCAATGAGCTTTACATTCGGAAGTTCATCAAGAATCTTTGCGTCTATCCTTGAGCGGATTGCTATTGCAACTGCAGAAAAATCCCTGATTTTTTTCACATTATCGCTTGTCAATGGCTGATTGAAAAAGGAGATTGAGTTTCCCTTCAGGTTCTTCTCTATATACTCTCTCTCCCAGCCCTCCATTTCAAAGAATGCTATCTTCATTTTAAAAAAATATTTTTTAGACATTATTTAAAGGTTTTCATAAGCGAAGGCAAAAAGGCAAAAAATAAGGCAGATGCCTGCCTAAAAATCCTCGCTCTTAACCTGGTAGAATGCCTTGTCATGCCCGCATGAAGGGCAGGCTTCTGGCGGGGAAACCCCGTAATAAACATAACCGCATTGCCTGCACACCCACCACACTGGTTTGTCCCTCTTAAAAACAGTCCCTTCCTCAACATTCTTGAGAAGCTTGATGTATCTTTCCTCATGATGGCTCTCTGCAACTGCGATTGCTTTTATCCTTGCTGCAATCTCGGGATAGCCCTCTTCCTCAGCAACCTTCGCAAATTCAGGATATAGTTTTGTGTATTCCTCATGCTCCCCTGCAACAGCTGATTTCAGGTTCTCAAGGGTTGTCCCCCTGATTGTGGGCACATCTGTTGTTATGTGAAGAAGGTCAAGGTTCTCATTGAAGTCCTTCTTCAGCCCGATAATCATCTTCAGGAACCAGCTTGCGTGCTCCCTCTCATTTTCCGCTGTTATCATGAAAATCTCAGAAATCTGCTCAAACCCCTCTTTTTTTGCTGTGCTTGCATAGAAGGTGTATCTGTTCCTTGCCTGGCTCTCACCCACAAATGCCTTTGCAAGGTTCTCAATTGTTTTATTCATCAAATCACCCCAAAATAGGGTATAGATGTTGTTTTAAATAATTTTCTAAGTTTAGGCAAAAACCGCTTTTATGATTTCCCCAACATAATTTGTTATTATGACAACAGTAATCGCTATTGTAAGGTGCTCTAAAATCACCTTAAGCGGATTCTCATTCTGCTTCCTTGCCATGAAATAGCTGAAAATCGAAAGGAGGGCAAGCCCGTATAAAACGCTTGCAATCATCGCTTTCCCAAGAGGCAGGAGCAAAACTGGTATCACGAAAGTGAGGGCAAACACGAGCTTTGTTATGAAAGTGAAAAAAGTGGATTTCCAGACCTGCATGGGAGTGTGGGCGTTCTCTGATTCCTCAGAGATATGGACTCCGAATGCATCTGAGAAAGCATCTGCAATTGCAATTGTGAGAATTCCCCCAACAACCGCAATCTTTGTGCCAATGCCGGAATTCAGCCCAATCATGAGCCCAAGAGTAGTTATTACTGCTGATGTCAGTCCGAAGCTGAATCCTGTCCTTAAAGAGTCTTCCATGAAATTCAGGTTAGAGAGCCTGCTTAAATAGTTTATTGACAAAACCAGCTTAAAAGGTGATTAACTGCCCGGTTGCGAAACCAAAGAGTGCTTAAAAGGGCTTTACAAAAATATTTAAGCATGGCTTTCATCTGAAACAATTCCAAACAGAGGACTGGAATGCTTGCAAATAAGAAAAGGAAAAATATCTGATTTCAAAGAATTAATGGCAGTATTAAACTCAACTCCGCAGCTTCAGGATTACAAAGACGAACGCTGTTACTACAGCGAAGAATGGGTAAAGGACTCAATCCGCGACGGGCTCCACAATCTTGTCCTTGTTGCTGATGACAGCGGAAAAATCGGGGGATTTCTCCTTGCCGAATTCTGGAAGAACAAGAGCTTTGCCGAAATGGTTGCCCTCTATGTGAAGCCGGAATACAGGCAGAGAGGGATTGCAACTCTTCTCGTGAATGAGTTTGAGAAAGTTTGCATGGAAAGAAAGGTAACCAGCATTTCTGCCCTTGTCCTTGTGACAAACAAGAGAATGCAGAACTTCATGAAGAAGAAAGAATACAAGAAAGGGAATATTTTCTACTTCTATGGAAAGCAGATAAGATAATAGAATTTAATAGAATTAAAAAAATCCAAAAAAATTTCTAGATGCTTGCAAGAAATACAAGCAATGCGTGAATAATCCCTAATGCAATTCCTATTTTTGCAAAGAGGAAATGCCTTCCTATTGGAATCTTCTTCTTCATTTTCCTGTTCCAGGATGGAATTGCGGCTGCTGCAAGGAAAAAAAGCAAAGCGAAAATCCCAATATAAATTATAAGCGGCTTTCCAAAAATTGGAAAATAGCTAATCTGCTCTAACATATTTATCACCCCAAGGATAATTATTCGCATAAGTATAAAATATTTTCTTTATATTTGCAACAGGATTGATTATTCTCCTTATATCCTCCTCATTTTATGAAATGGCTTTATTCCAAGCCATAAGCCAAACCTTAAAATCGCAAGCTTTATATATGGGCAGTTTTTCTCTTCCATTATTATTAGTTCTTTTGAAATAAGAGACAAGAGGTTTCTAAGTGATTCAAATGGAAAATGAAATCATAAAAACTGGCACTACAACTTTAGGGCTTGTGTGCAAGGACGGGTTAGTCCTTGCTGCAGACAAGAGGGCAACAGCAGGATACCTTATAGCAAGCAAGAAGACAGAAAAGATCCATCAGATTGGGGACAATATGGCTGTCACAATGGCAGGAACTGCCTCAGACGCCCAGCTTCTTGTGAAAATATCAAGGGCTGAAATCAAGCTCAAGTCGATAAGGACCGGGCTTGAGGTAAGCGTAAAAGAGGCTGCAAACCTTGTTTCCCGGCTTGTATATGACAACATAAGAAAATACTCAACAATACCTGGAGTGTCGCATTTCATCCTTGCAGGAAAGGACTCAGACGGGTTTTTCCTTTATGACCTTTTCCCAGACGGAACTATAGAGCTGTGCGACGAATACATTTCATCTGGCTCTGGAAGCGTAATGGTTTTCGGAGTGCTTGAGACGCTCTACAAGAAGGGAATGAGCGTTGATGAGGGAGTCAAGCTTGCTGTCAAGTGCCTAAACGCAGCGCTCCAGAGGGATGCTGCATCAGGAAGCGGATTTGATGTTGTGACAATCACAGGCGAAGGGATAAAAAAAGTGATTGATAAGGAAATCAGCTCAGGAATACCGGCATAAGCCGTGTTCTTTATATTTTTATTTTTCAGAATCAATTGAATCTTATTATCTAAAAAAAAAGCGGATTAGAAAAAAGCAGTTAGGCATACTAAAGGGGATTCTTTAATGGTAGGAAGCAAAAGCAAAATTTTGACAGAAGTCATGAAGTCCCTCCCTGCAGACAAGATAAGCGATGCAGGATTTGAAGGCGCAAACATAGTCATATACACAAAGGACAAGGAATTCTTCCTGGACAACCAGGGGATAATAAAGCAGATTGTCAATGACATAAAGAAAAGGGTTGAACTGCGCCCAGACCCATCCATAACAATGGATACTGAGGAGACAGAGGAAATAATAAAGAAGCTCATTCCAGAGGAAGCAGGAATGGGAACCATACTCTTTGACCCCCAGAGATCCCAACTGACAATTGAGGCTGAAAAGCCAGGGCTTGCAATAGGAAAGCAGGGAAGCATCCTCAGGGAAATAAAGGAAAAGACGCTCTGGATTCCTATTGTAAGGAGAAAGCCTGCCATTAAATCAAAGATAATTGAAAACATAAGGGGGGTATTGTACCAGCAGTCTGACTTCAGGAGAAAATTCCTGAACAACACAGGGCACAGGATTTACGACGGCTGGATAAGGGAAAAAAGGCAGGAATGGGTGAGAATCTCTTTCCTCGGAGCAGGAAGGCAGGTTGGAAGATCATGCCTTTTCCTTCAGACGCCGGAATCAAGGATACTTCTTGACTGCGGGATTGATGTTGCAGCAAATGACCAGAGCGCATACCCTCACATAGAGGCGCCTGAGCTTCAGATAGGACAGATTGATGCAATAATACTTTCCCACGCCCACCTGGACCATTCAGGATTTATACCATACCTTTTCAAGTACGGCTACAGGGGACCTGTCTACTGCACAGCCCCAACAAGGGACATAACAGCATTAACGCTTCTTGATTTTGTCAAGATTATGAAATCAGACGGCAAGGAGCCGATATACGACTCAGCAGACATTGAAGAGATGGTCAAGCACACAATAACACTTGACTATGATGAGGTAACTGACATAACCCCTGACATAAGGATAACCCTTTACAATGCAGGGCACATACTTGGAAGCGCAATGGTGCACATTCACATAGGAAACGGGCTCCACAACATGCTTTACACAGCAGACATGAAGTATGCAAAGACAGAGCTTTTTGAGGCGGCAACAACAGAGTTCCCAAGGCTTGAAACCCTCATAATTGAAGCAACTTACGGAGGGCGCGACTATGAAATGCCCTCAAGAAAGGAGTGCGATGACTTCTTCAGGAAGATAATAATAGACGGAATAACAAGGGGAGGAAAGGTGCTTGTCCCTGTCCTTGGAACAGGAAGGGCGCAGGAGATAATGCTCACTGTTGAATCAATGATAAGAAACGGGGAGCTTCCAAACATCCCTGTTTATGTTGACGGGATTGTGTGGGACATGACTGCAATACACACAGCATACCCTGAATTCCTGAACAGCACTGTGAGAAGGCTTATATTCCAAGAAAACCAGAACCCATTCCTCTCGGAAATTTTCAAGAGAGTGGGCTCGCCGAAGGAAAGGACACAGGTGATTGAGGAAACAGGCGCATGCATAATACTTGCCACTTCAGGAATGCTTGTGGGAGGTCCATCAGTTGAATACCTCAGGC from Candidatus Woesearchaeota archaeon harbors:
- a CDS encoding hydroxyacid dehydrogenase, giving the protein MKIAFFEMEGWEREYIEKNLKGNSISFFNQPLTSDNVKKIRDFSAVAIAIRSRIDAKILDELPNVKLIATKSTGFDHIDISECRKRGITVCNVPTYGENTVAEHTFALILSLSRNIHKAYVKSMKNDFSLDNLKGFDLKGKTLGVIGAGHIGLHVIRIAKAFGMKVLAFDISRNNFLSEVLGFEYAPMEYVLKSSDIITLHVPYNKFTHHLINKDTIKKVKKGAILINTSRGAVVDTEVLIKALDDKTISGAGLDVLEGEELITEEKALLNSGSKDSSFESSALRNNRILIAKDNVVFTPHIAFYSGEALKRILETTVESIKSFSKGKIENSIQ
- a CDS encoding proteasome subunit beta codes for the protein MENEIIKTGTTTLGLVCKDGLVLAADKRATAGYLIASKKTEKIHQIGDNMAVTMAGTASDAQLLVKISRAEIKLKSIRTGLEVSVKEAANLVSRLVYDNIRKYSTIPGVSHFILAGKDSDGFFLYDLFPDGTIELCDEYISSGSGSVMVFGVLETLYKKGMSVDEGVKLAVKCLNAALQRDAASGSGFDVVTITGEGIKKVIDKEISSGIPA
- a CDS encoding ferritin-like domain-containing protein, whose translation is MNKTIENLAKAFVGESQARNRYTFYASTAKKEGFEQISEIFMITAENEREHASWFLKMIIGLKKDFNENLDLLHITTDVPTIRGTTLENLKSAVAGEHEEYTKLYPEFAKVAEEEGYPEIAARIKAIAVAESHHEERYIKLLKNVEEGTVFKRDKPVWWVCRQCGYVYYGVSPPEACPSCGHDKAFYQVKSEDF
- a CDS encoding beta-CASP ribonuclease aCPSF1, which produces MVGSKSKILTEVMKSLPADKISDAGFEGANIVIYTKDKEFFLDNQGIIKQIVNDIKKRVELRPDPSITMDTEETEEIIKKLIPEEAGMGTILFDPQRSQLTIEAEKPGLAIGKQGSILREIKEKTLWIPIVRRKPAIKSKIIENIRGVLYQQSDFRRKFLNNTGHRIYDGWIREKRQEWVRISFLGAGRQVGRSCLFLQTPESRILLDCGIDVAANDQSAYPHIEAPELQIGQIDAIILSHAHLDHSGFIPYLFKYGYRGPVYCTAPTRDITALTLLDFVKIMKSDGKEPIYDSADIEEMVKHTITLDYDEVTDITPDIRITLYNAGHILGSAMVHIHIGNGLHNMLYTADMKYAKTELFEAATTEFPRLETLIIEATYGGRDYEMPSRKECDDFFRKIIIDGITRGGKVLVPVLGTGRAQEIMLTVESMIRNGELPNIPVYVDGIVWDMTAIHTAYPEFLNSTVRRLIFQENQNPFLSEIFKRVGSPKERTQVIEETGACIILATSGMLVGGPSVEYLRQLASNPKNMLLFVSYQGEGSLGRRIQHGETQLTMGNGNGGQELVKINMQIETIEGFSGHSSRKELMNFVYKCNPRPKKVIVQHGENSRCLDLASSMHKTYHVETAAPRNLEVLRLK
- a CDS encoding nucleoside deaminase, translated to MKDDEKFMKLAIVKAFIGIEKGQSPFGACIVKNGKAVSISNNTVKKAIDSTAHAEINAIRDACRKLKTYDLSGCTIYSTCEPCPMCFSACHWAKIGRIVYGAKISDAKSIGFNELSISNAEMKKLGSSKVKVEGNFMRRENLELFKFWKKRHEDAY
- a CDS encoding GNAT family N-acetyltransferase; translation: MQIRKGKISDFKELMAVLNSTPQLQDYKDERCYYSEEWVKDSIRDGLHNLVLVADDSGKIGGFLLAEFWKNKSFAEMVALYVKPEYRQRGIATLLVNEFEKVCMERKVTSISALVLVTNKRMQNFMKKKEYKKGNIFYFYGKQIR